In Nocardia sp. NBC_00403, the DNA window CGGATTGAGTTTGCCGTGCCCGTAGCCGAGGTCGATCACCTGGCCGCCGACCAGTTCCACCATCTTGCGGTAATCCGGTTTCACATCGGCGAGGATGAGCGGGGTGATGCCCTGCGCGATGCCGCCGAGCACGATCCGGCGCACCAGCGAGGACTTACCGAAACCATTGAGCCCCAGGACGAAAAGGCTCGGTGCGGTGATGAAGCTGCCGCGCATGAACCAGTTCATCGGGTCGAAGCACACCGGCGCGCCGGTGTGCAGGTGCGATCCGAGCGGGGTGCCGATCAGCGGCGCGCCCGCGCCCACCGACCACGGCCACAGGCCCGCGACCTGGGCGGTGGTCGCCCGGTATTCGACCGGGCGACCGACCACGTTCATGCGGCCGCCGCCCGCACCTGCGTAGCCGCGATCGGTGAGTTGCGCAGTGCTGCGGTCGAATCCGTCCTCGAAGGTCTGTTCGGCGCGGGCGGCGTAATTGCGGCGTCGGATCTCGTCGGTGCGCAACCGGAAGGTCGCCCACGCCGCGCGCAGCCCCGTCTGCTCGCGGCTGATCCCCTCCAGCCTGGTCCTCGTGACATCGTCGAGCAGCTGCGGACCGGACTGTTTGCGCCTGTCCGCCTTCAGCCTCGCCCGCTCCATCTGGGGCGTGCCCATTGCACGGTCGGCGACCCGGTCGGCCTTGACCGGTCGCGCCACACCACGACCGATCCGCTCGCCCCTGGCGCCGACGCGATCCGCCGTTGCGCCGGTCCGCTGAGGCGGTACCGGCCGATTGCTGCGCACCGGACGTTCGCCCTCGCGCGGGCGCGGCGGCCTGCCCTCGGCACGATCCGCGGAAGTGCGCTCGCCACGACCGTTCTCGGCATGGGGCCGATCGGCGCGCGCACGGTCGGTGTGCGCCCGCTCGGGACGTACGCCGTCGGCGCGACCGGCTCCGGCCCGGGCGCGACGCTCCGCCGCATCCCGCGCCGAACGCCGTTCCCGATCGGCCATTTCCTCCAGGCCCGACCGATCGTCGCCGGTCACCCGCGCCGCGTCCCGTGCGGGGCGACGCGGACGGTCGGGTATTTCCTCCAGGCCGTTGCGTTCGCCGCCACGCGGCCTCGTGCCATCCGCACCGCGGCCCCGCGCGGTTTCCCCGGCAGGACGCTGCTGGGGCGCATCGACCGCGGGCCGGTGTGCCCAGTCGTGCTCCCCTTCCGGCTGCCGTGTGCCGCGGCGAACCGGCGTCCCGTCCCGTTCCCGTACGGGTGGCTCGTAGTCACGTGCCATGAATCGCTCACCCCGCAAGTGCTTTCGGAATTGTCGCGTGTTCCGGCAGGATCACACCACAGCCGAGCGAGGCCGCGAAAGCCGCCGACTGATAGCGGTAACACCGTCGGATCTTCAGCCGCGCCTGCGTGGACAGGTCGCGCGTGATGGCTTCGATACGCGGCAGATCTCCGCGCAGTGGCTCGGTGATGGTCACCAACGCCCCGAAGCGGGTCACACCGTGACCCCTGGCCTGCTCCTCGCGGGCCTGCTGGGTGGCCCCGACGCGCAGGGTGGCGGCCGCCGAGACGACCCCGCGTTCGCTCTGCTGAGCGACGAGTGCGTTCTTGAAATCGTCGTCCACGATCTCGGCGGCGTCGGCGGCCGAGTGCGGGCGATAGACGATGGCGATGCGCTTACGCGGCACTTCGGGATTCGGCGCGAGCAGCCGCTGCAACACGCGCTCGTCCACCGCGCCCTCGGGTGCGGCGTCCATCTCCCAGGTGACCGAGCGGCCACCGTCGTGCACCAGGTGATCCCACTTCTCGTCGTGCGACACCGGCCCGGCGTCGGCCCAATCCAGGCCGTGCCCTTCGGGTTCACCCGCCGCGACCTCGAGGTCGGCCTGCGAGGCCGGGTCGTAGCTGCGCCGGATGAACGAGATGACCTCATCGGCCGACATCGGCTGTGCCCGCACACCGGCCTCGGCCAGCGCGGCGCAGATGCCGGGCAGCCTGCGGCCGATCTCGACCGCCTCTTCGGCGGGGTTCTTGCGGCGCTCGGCAGTGGTGGCCTTGAAGGTGATCGCCACCCGTGGCAACAGCTGCACCCGCTCCTGCGGCAGCTCGGTGGCCAGCTCGTACATCACCTGCTGAGCGAGCTCCGGCGCATCGGGCCTGGTGATCGTGGAAACCTCGGTGAGCAAACGGTTTCCGGTCTCCGGCACGGTGTCGATCACCGGGACGACTGCGACGATGTCACTGGTCTGACCCACCGAGGCCAGGAAGGTGCCCCACGCCGACACCCAGCGGTCGATGACCGGCTGGTCGACCGCCTCGTGGCCCTGCGGCCACGCGCGTAGCACCACCGTGTACTGCGCGAACTGCGGTAGGTGGATCATGCCGAAGCTGTAGCCACCCGCGTCGATGCCCTCATACAACTTCGAGGGCGCGAGCAACCCGGGCAATCGGGTGACGCCACCGGGAATCCGGGAGAAACGGCCGCCGCGGTACACGTGCTCGCCACGCTTACGCGAGCGCATCCAGTTGAACATCATTATTCCGTTCTCGTAGCCGGAGCGGCCCCCCGTCCGCCACACCAGTGGAACCATCACGACAACGCCGGTGCCGCCCACGATCAGACCCCATGTGAACCCGCCGACCATGGCGCAGATCAGGGCCGTGATCACGACGACGAAGCCGAGCACGGTTTCCTCCCAGCGCAGGCCGAAAAGGCCTGCGCTGCGAGGTTTCTGCCACAGTCCGTACGCGCGGCGCTCGTAGGTATCGCTCGTCGTCATCGTCATCGCGGAATGGTGCTCCTCCCGAGGTCGGGTGAACGATTGGCCCAGCGGTCGCCGGCCACGTCACCCATTGCTTGATCGGCCCCGGTCAGCGGAGCGGTCATGGCGCGCGCCGCGCCGACCCGGCCCGCCGCTCTGGCCGCACCGGACGGTACTCCCGCCGCGCCCGCGGGCCCGGAGGCGCGCGGTGCGCCGCCCGGGGCGCCACCGCCACCGCCACCACCGCCACGTGGTGGGGCCGGACGCGGACCGGCGCCACCGCCGCGGGTGGGCGGCGGACTTCCCGCACCGCCGACGTAGCCCGCCGAGCCAGGAGCAGCCGCGCTCTTGACCGCAACGGCCTTGGTACCCATGGCCCCGAGACCCGCGACGGCGAGCAACGTACCGCCGGTCGCGGTGAGACCGGAACCGCCGCTACCGACGACCGCGATCGCGGGCGTGACAAGGCGCATCAGTGCGGGCAGCACGAACGCGACACTGCAGAGCAACACGATGGCGACCAGCATGCGTTGTGCCTGTTCGCCTTCGGGCAGTCCGGAAGTGTCGGTCAGCGAGTCCACATGACCAGCGGTGGTGAACGCGATCATGTAGACGATGGCCGCGACCGGTTTCCACAGCATGAACGCGATGATCCAGCCGACCAGCTTCTGATACGACGTCTTACCGACGTTCATCCCGGAAGCCGCTGCCGCCAAAGGCAATACGCCCGCAGCGATGATCAGCAGACCCTGCCTGACGATGGCGAGGATGATCTGCGCGAGCGCGCCGAGCAGTCCGACGATCGCGATGATCAGCACCAAACCCGGCGAAAACGCCTGCAGTTTACTGGTTTTCACCATCAGCTCAGCCAGGTCCTTGGCGTTGCCATCGGTCGAGTCGTTGATGATCCACTCGGAGAACTTGTCCGAAGCCTGGGTGCCCGCGACGATCACGGCGCCGAGCATCCACGAACTGAACACCACTCGGGCGAACATCCGGAACGATTCGGCCGCTTCGTTCATCGCGGCGCCGCGTCTGGCCTCGGCCAATCTGGCGCCGGAGAGG includes these proteins:
- a CDS encoding SCO6880 family protein, producing the protein MTTSDTYERRAYGLWQKPRSAGLFGLRWEETVLGFVVVITALICAMVGGFTWGLIVGGTGVVVMVPLVWRTGGRSGYENGIMMFNWMRSRKRGEHVYRGGRFSRIPGGVTRLPGLLAPSKLYEGIDAGGYSFGMIHLPQFAQYTVVLRAWPQGHEAVDQPVIDRWVSAWGTFLASVGQTSDIVAVVPVIDTVPETGNRLLTEVSTITRPDAPELAQQVMYELATELPQERVQLLPRVAITFKATTAERRKNPAEEAVEIGRRLPGICAALAEAGVRAQPMSADEVISFIRRSYDPASQADLEVAAGEPEGHGLDWADAGPVSHDEKWDHLVHDGGRSVTWEMDAAPEGAVDERVLQRLLAPNPEVPRKRIAIVYRPHSAADAAEIVDDDFKNALVAQQSERGVVSAAATLRVGATQQAREEQARGHGVTRFGALVTITEPLRGDLPRIEAITRDLSTQARLKIRRCYRYQSAAFAASLGCGVILPEHATIPKALAG